A single Camelus bactrianus isolate YW-2024 breed Bactrian camel chromosome 1, ASM4877302v1, whole genome shotgun sequence DNA region contains:
- the AHSG gene encoding alpha-2-HS-glycoprotein isoform X2, with product MKSLILLFCLAQLSGCLSVPHGPMPGYREPACDDPETEQAALVAVDYINKRLLRGYKHTLNQIDSIRVWPRPTGEVYEVEIDTLETTCHVRDPTPLANCSVRQMKEHAVEGDCDFHVLKQDGQLSVLSAKCDSSPDSAEDVHRVCPNCPLLAPLNDSRVVHAVEVALAASNAQSNGSYLQLVEISRAQFAPLQAAAVYVEFAVAATDCVAKDVTDPATCNLLAEKQYGFCRGTFIEKVGGGEDVTVTCTLFPTQPVIPQPQPEAPTPVAEADALGLEPVVQPEPEPLEMIPPNPIPEPLNRAHYDLRHAFAGVASVESSSGEAFHVGKTPKGVLPGIPAAGGLGPVIRPCPGRIRYFKI from the exons ATGAAGTCCCTCATCCTGCTCTTTTGCCTTGCTCAGCTCAGCGGCTGCCTCTCTGTCCCACATGGCCCGATGCCGGGTTATAGGGAGCCGGCCTGTGATGACCCAGAAACAGAGCAAGCAGCCCTGGTGGCCGTGGACTACATCAACAAGCGCCTTCTTCGGGGCTACAAGCACACCTTGAACCAGATTGACAGCATCAGGGTGTGGCCGCGG CCCACGGGAGAAGTGTATGAAGTTGAAATAGACACGCTGGAAACCACCTGCCACGTTCGGGACCCCACACCCCTGGCAAACTGCAGCGTGAGGCAGATGAAAGAGCAT GCGGTGGAAGGAGACTGTGATTTCCATGTGCTGAAACAGGATGGCCAGCTTTCCGTGCTGTCTGCAAAATGTGATTCCAGTCCAG ATTCTGCCGAGGATGTGCACAGGGTGTGTCCAAACTGCCCCCTGCTGGCCCCGCTGAATGACAGCCGGGTGGTGCACGCAGTAGAGGTTGCACTGGCTGCCTCCAACGCCCAGAGCAATGGCTCCTACTTACAGCTGGTGGAAATTTCTCGGGCTCAATTTGCG CCTCTTCAAGCTGCTGCTGTCTATGTGGAGTTTGCAGTGGCTGCCACTGACTGTGTCGCCAAAGATGTCACGGACCCAGCCACGTGCAACCTGCTGGCAGAAAAG CAATATGGCTTCTGTAGGGGGACATTCATTGAAAAAGTTGGCGGTGGGGAAGATGTCACTGTGACCTGCACCTTGTTCCCAACACAG CCTGTGATCCCGCAGCCCCAGCCAGAGGCACCTACCCCGGTGGCGGAGGCAGACGCGCTCGGGCTTGAGCCAGTTGTCCAGCCCGAGCCGGAACCCCTGGAGATGATTCCCCCGAACCCCATCCCCGAGCCGCTGAACCGGGCGCACTACGACCTGCGCCACGCCTTCGCGGGTGTGGCCTCAGTGGAGTCGTCCTCAGGGGAAGCATTCCACGTGGGCAAAACACCCAAGGGGGTGCTCCCTGGCATTCCTGCTGCTGGCGGTCTAGGCCCAGTGATCCGCCCTTGCCCCGGGAGAATCAGATACTTCAAGATCTAG
- the AHSG gene encoding alpha-2-HS-glycoprotein isoform X1 yields the protein MKSLILLFCLAQLSGCLSVPHGPMPGYREPACDDPETEQAALVAVDYINKRLLRGYKHTLNQIDSIRVWPRQPTGEVYEVEIDTLETTCHVRDPTPLANCSVRQMKEHAVEGDCDFHVLKQDGQLSVLSAKCDSSPDSAEDVHRVCPNCPLLAPLNDSRVVHAVEVALAASNAQSNGSYLQLVEISRAQFAPLQAAAVYVEFAVAATDCVAKDVTDPATCNLLAEKQYGFCRGTFIEKVGGGEDVTVTCTLFPTQPVIPQPQPEAPTPVAEADALGLEPVVQPEPEPLEMIPPNPIPEPLNRAHYDLRHAFAGVASVESSSGEAFHVGKTPKGVLPGIPAAGGLGPVIRPCPGRIRYFKI from the exons ATGAAGTCCCTCATCCTGCTCTTTTGCCTTGCTCAGCTCAGCGGCTGCCTCTCTGTCCCACATGGCCCGATGCCGGGTTATAGGGAGCCGGCCTGTGATGACCCAGAAACAGAGCAAGCAGCCCTGGTGGCCGTGGACTACATCAACAAGCGCCTTCTTCGGGGCTACAAGCACACCTTGAACCAGATTGACAGCATCAGGGTGTGGCCGCGG CAGCCCACGGGAGAAGTGTATGAAGTTGAAATAGACACGCTGGAAACCACCTGCCACGTTCGGGACCCCACACCCCTGGCAAACTGCAGCGTGAGGCAGATGAAAGAGCAT GCGGTGGAAGGAGACTGTGATTTCCATGTGCTGAAACAGGATGGCCAGCTTTCCGTGCTGTCTGCAAAATGTGATTCCAGTCCAG ATTCTGCCGAGGATGTGCACAGGGTGTGTCCAAACTGCCCCCTGCTGGCCCCGCTGAATGACAGCCGGGTGGTGCACGCAGTAGAGGTTGCACTGGCTGCCTCCAACGCCCAGAGCAATGGCTCCTACTTACAGCTGGTGGAAATTTCTCGGGCTCAATTTGCG CCTCTTCAAGCTGCTGCTGTCTATGTGGAGTTTGCAGTGGCTGCCACTGACTGTGTCGCCAAAGATGTCACGGACCCAGCCACGTGCAACCTGCTGGCAGAAAAG CAATATGGCTTCTGTAGGGGGACATTCATTGAAAAAGTTGGCGGTGGGGAAGATGTCACTGTGACCTGCACCTTGTTCCCAACACAG CCTGTGATCCCGCAGCCCCAGCCAGAGGCACCTACCCCGGTGGCGGAGGCAGACGCGCTCGGGCTTGAGCCAGTTGTCCAGCCCGAGCCGGAACCCCTGGAGATGATTCCCCCGAACCCCATCCCCGAGCCGCTGAACCGGGCGCACTACGACCTGCGCCACGCCTTCGCGGGTGTGGCCTCAGTGGAGTCGTCCTCAGGGGAAGCATTCCACGTGGGCAAAACACCCAAGGGGGTGCTCCCTGGCATTCCTGCTGCTGGCGGTCTAGGCCCAGTGATCCGCCCTTGCCCCGGGAGAATCAGATACTTCAAGATCTAG